Part of the Cryomorphaceae bacterium genome is shown below.
GGTCGGTCCTCATCATCTTTACTCGTAATCGGGCTGAGGTCAAAAACCGCTTGCTTGATGGGCAACCTGCGAATGAGAAACTGCCAAAACAAAAACACAAGAATCAGCGCCACCGGAAAACCAACCGCCATCCATTCTACAAATGTGATTTGGATGCCCACCTCGGAAAGGGCTCCCACCGCGATGGCGTTGGGCGTACTGCCGATGATCGTCCCTACGCCTCCTACCGACGCCGCCGCCGGAATACCTGTAAGCAATGCTTTTGAGAAAGGAGCTTCCTTACCGATGCTATGCACCAGCGGCACAATAGAAGAAATCATCATGGCGGTGGTGGCCGTGTTGGACATCACCATGCTGGCCAGCGCAGTAGTCATCATCAGGCCTAAAAGCAAACGCTCGGGTCTTTGACCAAACCGCTTCACAGTAAACCGAAACAGTGATCTGTCGAGCTGCACAATACTCATGGCCTTGGCGAGAAAAAACCCACCCAAAAGCAGCCATACCACGTTGCTGGTCCATGTGCCTACATACAACTCGGGGGGTGCGCTTTCTTCAAAAAGGAAATCGGTACCAAAACCAAATAACAAAGCGCCGATCAGAAAAACACCTACCGCAAAGGGGGGAATGGCTTCAGTAATCCATAGTCCAATGGCCAACACCGAAAGAAAGAACACGTAATCTACTGCATCACCGTGCCCCAGCGACCTGAAAAAATAGGTAACAAGCAGGGCAATGGCCATATTGCCCGTAAAAGAGGAGGTATTGAAGACCCAGTCTAACTTCAGGGTCTTGAACAATCTCAGTGCCGCACGCCTGCTGTCGTTGTAAAACATCCTACCTCTCTAGCGCTGACAAAGGTAGTGAACTCATTGCGATTGACAGTAGATCTGGCTAAGAAAGGTGCTTTCTGTTGGCCGCGTAGAGTGCGATGAAAATGATTGCTATAATGGCATACATGATGGCCATTGCAATCCCAATAAAGTTGAAGCCGTAGAGCACCGGCGTTACCAAAACACCCAGCACGTTTACTACCACATACAGGTAAAAACCAACCATCCGCAGCTTAAACATGAGGAAGGCTGCTGCTCCCAAAAAAATATAATAAACAATATCAACCGTACGGATCAAGGCCATGTTGGCAGAAAGAGTTGTTATAAAGTCCATCAGGCCGGTCATCACCCATTGCGGCATATCGCTCAAATCCACACCGCTTTCATCAATGGCCTGATATACCTCGGCTTCCATGTTCACCGACTTTTCGCCGCCAAATAGGGTGTCTTTCAGGTTGGAGAAAAGGTTGTACACCACGTTTAGCCCGGTGAGCGCCAACAACACCAACAAAAAGGTGGGCGGCATTTTTGATTCGGAAGTGCGGTATTCGTTGTCCAGATCAGGTGCTTGAGAGGGGTGTTCAGAGTTCATAGTTGTTGTTTTTTGGTGCGCTAAAAGTAAAAAATTGACCTAGAACTTCTGGTGCGTCCAACGCTCGTAATTTTTCCGCTGAGACTTTCCCGCCTTTCGGTTCTTTGCTACCGTGTATTTCTTGTACCAGACTTTTCCGTCGGGCTTGATGGGGAGCTGTACCAGCGAGGCCCCGCGCTTCACACTCATGATACCCTCTCCCTCAAAATAGCGGGCCCAATCTTCAATGTTGAAATCCAGCCGGTAGTTATTAAAGTACAACAGCTCATCACCATACACCAACCCTGCACGCTCAGCAGGTGAACCGGGATGGATATCTGTTACGGTGTACTTCGCCTGACTCCACTCTGCCTTTAAGCCCCAGGCGTGCTCGCGGTACAACCTCGCAGGGTCGGTTTTCAGTTCAAGGCCAACGTAGCGCAGACACTTCTTTAAATCCTTTTCGATTCCCGCAGTGCCATTGACATATTGCTCAAAAAACTTTTTAAACGACCGCCCGGAAAATCTTTCGAGCAGCGAGCGGTATGCCTCTTCGGTGTATCCCATGTCCTGTTGGGCGTATTCCTCATACAAGGCGCGCATCACGTCATCCAGGCTGTGCTTGTTTCCCGTGGCTTCGCGCAGCATCAAATCGCACATTACGGCCAGCAGCGCACCTTCATTGTAAATAGACACTTTTCGGTGGGGAACTCCTTTGGTGTACCCGTCGAGCCACATG
Proteins encoded:
- a CDS encoding DASS family sodium-coupled anion symporter; its protein translation is MFYNDSRRAALRLFKTLKLDWVFNTSSFTGNMAIALLVTYFFRSLGHGDAVDYVFFLSVLAIGLWITEAIPPFAVGVFLIGALLFGFGTDFLFEESAPPELYVGTWTSNVVWLLLGGFFLAKAMSIVQLDRSLFRFTVKRFGQRPERLLLGLMMTTALASMVMSNTATTAMMISSIVPLVHSIGKEAPFSKALLTGIPAAASVGGVGTIIGSTPNAIAVGALSEVGIQITFVEWMAVGFPVALILVFLFWQFLIRRLPIKQAVFDLSPITSKDDEDRPQRSQRIAVIVTLIVTVSLWLTEPIHGIPVAATSAVPIVFLTLTQVINAEHVRSLPWDTLMLVAGGLALGIALVDVGLSQILMDEVFSWALPLILLAFFFSLIGVLLSNVMSNTAASSILIPLSVALPAPFGIAVPVIVAICCSSALMLPVSTPSNAISFGTGLLQQRDFYPGGIFLVLVSPLIAIGAAMLWSLFYL